A genomic window from Ruminiclostridium cellulolyticum H10 includes:
- a CDS encoding X2-like carbohydrate binding domain-containing protein, whose product MNKLFFIVSLLAALLIFPITASAATDSTHPGFRVEGRFLYDNTGEKVILYGVNKMCIWTDKDGVPSFSEIAKTGANCVRITWGLDGSAEDLDTVIRNCRAEHMIPIIELHDATGDWSKLPLLVNYWVRPDIVNVIKKHQEYLLVNIGNEVGQTVTEETFKADYESAVKKMRDAGIHVPLVIDASSYGQSIDMLQACGPYLISADPDKNLMFSVHMWWPYMWGHSDQEVIDEIAQSVNINLPLIVGEFGHMWDETENGKIPYKTIMEQCYKNQIGYLPWEWGPGNNPQTFLDMTSDSTFATLNDYGKEVMLNNQYSVKNIAKRPASMLSNLPPVLPKEPLPYGNLAYKKPVTASSIESTQNNESNIVDGDFETRWASQISDPSWICVDLGAKKDINRLIICWEAAYATQYKIQVSDDKSTWTDVITQYNGTGKTEDIKLSCSGRYLRIYGMQRINYQWPYSIWEIGVYGPESELSASISPAVAVFDKNPTNAADISVTLDSKSNTFNEVLNGTSVKLVAGQDYVIQDKTTLIIKKEYLLGLSEGTTKLIFDYSDGVDPVLAIAVGNTTPDGSVQNPIISPSSVTYDRTSATDLRVTISPNGNTLTSIINGSEPLVPNVDFTISGDTVTIMRSYLATQPSDNLNLTFDFSGNGIDPVLTVTFLKDTICGDANQDGVIDALDYVILKQHLLGLVTLNNDVINILDLNLDGTTDAIDLSIFKQYLLGKITYLPVTP is encoded by the coding sequence ATGAATAAACTGTTTTTTATAGTATCCTTGCTGGCTGCTTTGTTGATATTCCCTATAACAGCAAGTGCGGCCACAGATTCAACCCATCCCGGATTTAGAGTAGAGGGAAGATTTCTTTACGATAATACCGGAGAAAAGGTAATTCTCTATGGTGTAAACAAAATGTGCATATGGACTGACAAGGATGGTGTTCCGTCTTTTTCGGAAATAGCAAAAACAGGGGCAAATTGTGTAAGAATCACATGGGGATTAGATGGTTCTGCAGAAGATTTGGACACAGTAATTCGTAATTGTCGTGCTGAACACATGATTCCTATTATTGAACTTCACGATGCCACCGGTGACTGGTCAAAGCTCCCTTTACTTGTGAATTACTGGGTAAGACCTGACATAGTGAATGTAATTAAAAAGCATCAAGAGTATTTATTAGTCAATATAGGAAACGAAGTAGGGCAGACCGTAACTGAAGAAACCTTTAAAGCAGACTACGAGTCCGCTGTTAAGAAAATGAGGGATGCGGGAATTCACGTGCCTCTGGTTATAGATGCTTCGAGCTATGGTCAGAGCATAGATATGCTGCAGGCGTGCGGGCCTTATCTCATATCTGCCGATCCCGATAAAAATTTAATGTTCTCCGTACATATGTGGTGGCCTTATATGTGGGGACATTCAGATCAGGAAGTAATTGATGAAATTGCACAATCAGTAAATATAAATCTTCCTCTCATTGTTGGTGAATTCGGACATATGTGGGATGAAACTGAAAATGGTAAAATACCGTACAAAACAATTATGGAACAGTGCTATAAAAATCAAATTGGTTATCTTCCATGGGAATGGGGCCCCGGAAACAACCCTCAGACATTTTTGGATATGACGTCAGACAGTACCTTTGCTACATTGAACGACTACGGTAAGGAAGTTATGCTTAATAATCAATACAGTGTAAAAAACATTGCCAAGAGACCTGCATCCATGCTATCAAATCTGCCTCCGGTTCTCCCGAAGGAACCCTTACCATATGGAAATCTAGCCTATAAAAAGCCGGTAACAGCTTCATCTATAGAAAGTACCCAAAACAATGAAAGTAATATAGTAGACGGAGATTTTGAAACAAGGTGGGCTTCACAGATCTCAGACCCCAGCTGGATTTGCGTTGATCTTGGTGCAAAAAAAGACATAAACAGACTCATTATATGCTGGGAGGCTGCATATGCAACTCAATATAAAATTCAGGTATCAGATGATAAAAGTACATGGACTGATGTGATTACCCAGTATAACGGAACGGGAAAAACAGAAGATATAAAACTTTCATGCTCAGGCCGTTACCTTAGGATATACGGAATGCAGAGGATAAACTACCAATGGCCTTATTCAATCTGGGAGATAGGAGTATATGGCCCTGAATCAGAATTAAGTGCATCTATATCCCCGGCAGTAGCAGTATTTGACAAGAATCCTACCAATGCGGCGGATATATCGGTAACACTTGACTCTAAAAGTAATACATTTAACGAGGTATTAAACGGGACATCTGTAAAGTTAGTAGCAGGACAAGATTACGTAATACAAGATAAAACAACTTTGATTATAAAAAAGGAATATCTGTTAGGACTGTCTGAGGGTACAACTAAACTGATCTTTGATTACAGTGACGGAGTAGACCCGGTTCTAGCTATTGCTGTCGGAAATACAACACCGGATGGCTCTGTCCAAAATCCAATAATCAGTCCATCCAGTGTAACCTATGATAGAACATCTGCAACGGATTTAAGAGTAACTATATCTCCTAACGGTAATACTCTTACTTCAATTATAAATGGTTCAGAACCTCTGGTTCCAAATGTAGATTTTACTATTTCGGGAGATACTGTAACAATTATGAGGAGCTACCTTGCAACTCAACCTTCTGATAACTTGAATCTGACTTTTGACTTTAGCGGAAATGGAATCGACCCAGTACTTACAGTAACCTTTCTTAAGGACACTATTTGTGGTGATGCAAACCAGGATGGAGTTATAGATGCCCTTGATTATGTAATACTCAAACAACATCTTTTAGGGCTGGTAACTCTGAATAATGATGTTATAAACATTCTTGACCTTAATCTGGACGGTACAACCGATGCAATTGATTTGTCCATTTTCAAACAGTATTTGCTAGGCAAAATAACCTACCTTCCCGTCACCCCATAA
- the hisZ gene encoding ATP phosphoribosyltransferase regulatory subunit yields MSRWKIYTPDGVQDILFDECYKKREIEKRIRNTFRSYGYYEIETPTIEFFDVFSSEIEHFPQESMVKFFDQKGRILVLRPDITVPVARITATKNRDVQVPIKYSYIGNVFRFNEVGGGRQNEFTQAGVEMLGDSSSESDAEIIAMAINTLKSVGLKEFKIEIGQVEFFKGLAEEAGFSNEDIDAISKQIDKKDLVGVEEILNRYDISTELREIVLKLTGLFGSVDVIKEFKKASINGRSLKAIENVEEVVSILCDYGLSEYVSIDLGMLKSLNYDTGITFRGFTNGVGFPILSGARYDNLTSSFGKECPATGFSLRINMLMTAMEKAGHTFERPSVDSLVCYEKTNRKRAIEIAEALRKQDMKIETFVLTKGIDQAKKYAASKKIGGIIYIRDNDKITVYDIKNNITEETSFDTLLNNQ; encoded by the coding sequence ATGTCCAGATGGAAGATATATACACCTGATGGTGTACAGGATATCCTGTTTGATGAATGTTACAAAAAAAGAGAAATAGAAAAAAGAATAAGAAACACATTCAGGTCATATGGCTATTATGAGATAGAAACTCCTACAATAGAATTTTTTGATGTATTTTCATCAGAGATAGAGCATTTTCCACAGGAATCAATGGTAAAGTTCTTTGATCAGAAAGGAAGAATTCTTGTATTAAGGCCTGACATAACAGTTCCGGTCGCAAGGATAACTGCCACAAAAAACAGAGATGTTCAGGTGCCTATAAAGTATTCCTATATAGGAAATGTTTTCAGGTTTAACGAAGTCGGAGGCGGTCGTCAGAATGAGTTTACACAGGCCGGGGTTGAGATGTTAGGTGATTCTTCATCAGAGAGCGATGCAGAAATAATCGCTATGGCAATAAACACACTGAAATCTGTCGGCCTAAAAGAATTCAAAATAGAAATCGGGCAGGTTGAATTTTTTAAAGGATTGGCTGAGGAGGCAGGATTTTCAAATGAGGATATAGATGCTATATCAAAACAAATAGACAAAAAGGATCTTGTAGGTGTAGAAGAAATACTCAACCGATATGATATAAGTACAGAACTTAGGGAAATCGTTTTGAAGCTTACCGGATTATTTGGATCGGTTGACGTAATTAAGGAGTTTAAAAAAGCTTCAATTAACGGCAGAAGTCTCAAAGCAATTGAAAATGTAGAGGAAGTAGTATCTATATTGTGTGATTATGGTTTATCGGAATATGTATCGATAGATCTGGGAATGTTAAAAAGTTTGAATTACGATACTGGAATAACCTTTCGAGGCTTTACAAACGGAGTGGGCTTCCCGATACTTTCAGGAGCAAGATACGATAACCTTACGTCCAGTTTTGGGAAGGAGTGTCCTGCTACAGGCTTCTCATTAAGGATAAATATGCTTATGACAGCAATGGAAAAGGCGGGTCATACCTTTGAAAGACCTTCTGTGGATTCATTAGTATGTTATGAAAAAACGAACAGGAAAAGGGCAATAGAAATAGCAGAAGCCCTCAGAAAGCAGGATATGAAAATAGAAACCTTTGTTTTGACTAAAGGTATCGACCAGGCAAAAAAATACGCTGCTTCAAAGAAAATCGGCGGAATTATATATATTAGAGACAACGATAAAATCACCGTATACGATATAAAAAACAATATAACAGAAGAAACCAGCTTCGATACCCTATTAAACAATCAATAA
- the hisG gene encoding ATP phosphoribosyltransferase translates to MRYLTIALSKGRLTDMSVEIFEKIGIDCTELKSSTRKLILSDEKNKIKFFLAKPADVPTYVEYGAADIGIVGKDTLLEEGRNLYEVLDLGFAACRMALAGPAELQGKIDELNIKRVGTKYPNITRNYFEKTRRESVEIIKLNGSVELAPLVGLSEVIVDLVESGRTLKENGLVVLDTIADISARMVVNRVSMKMENERIQKIIDGVRDELSVRG, encoded by the coding sequence ATGAGATATTTGACAATTGCACTTTCAAAGGGCAGACTTACAGATATGTCGGTAGAAATCTTCGAGAAGATCGGAATAGACTGTACTGAACTAAAATCATCCACCAGAAAGTTAATACTGTCTGATGAAAAAAATAAGATAAAATTTTTCCTTGCAAAGCCCGCAGATGTGCCAACATATGTAGAATATGGGGCGGCGGACATAGGAATAGTGGGAAAGGACACACTGCTAGAAGAGGGCCGAAATCTTTATGAAGTGCTTGATTTGGGATTTGCGGCCTGTAGAATGGCATTGGCCGGGCCGGCTGAACTGCAGGGAAAAATAGACGAACTTAATATAAAAAGAGTCGGCACCAAGTACCCAAATATAACTAGAAACTATTTTGAAAAAACAAGAAGAGAAAGTGTTGAAATAATAAAGCTGAATGGATCTGTGGAACTTGCTCCATTAGTTGGTTTGTCAGAGGTTATTGTAGATTTGGTTGAAAGCGGAAGAACACTTAAAGAAAACGGCCTTGTAGTACTTGACACAATTGCGGATATCAGTGCAAGAATGGTCGTAAACAGAGTAAGCATGAAAATGGAAAATGAACGGATACAGAAAATAATAGACGGAGTAAGAGATGAATTGTCCGTAAGGGGGTAA
- the hisD gene encoding histidinol dehydrogenase has product MLNIVDLRSDFDGSAAKNLYKKLTQRTATQNGGNIIDIVAEIIDNVKQNGDSALKEYTKKFDKAEIETIKVTEEEITSAYKNVDPQLVETIKKSKQNIWSFHVRQLQNSWIDPKENGTMLGQLVRPLEKVGLYVPGGTAPLISSVLMTAVPAKVAGVEKLIMCTPPSQDGSINPAILVAAREAGVDEVYRAGGAQAVAAMAYGTETIPAVDKVCGPGNVYVATAKRLVFGDCDIDMFAGPSEILVIADSSAVPEYVAADLLSQAEHDMLASSVLVTDDVSLLDSVKTEIEKQLVILKRNEIIEKSLKDYGFGILVDNIEEAIEVSNNIAPEHLELCVKEPMSILGMIKNAGAIFVGNYSPEPLGDYMAGPSHVLPTSGTARFSSPVNVDQFIKKTSLIYYNKQSLETTSSDIIRFAEAELLDAHANAIKVRFKK; this is encoded by the coding sequence ATGTTAAACATAGTAGATTTACGCAGTGACTTTGACGGATCTGCCGCAAAGAACTTATACAAAAAATTAACACAGAGAACCGCAACCCAAAACGGCGGGAACATAATCGACATTGTAGCAGAAATAATTGACAACGTTAAACAAAACGGCGACAGTGCATTAAAAGAATACACAAAAAAATTCGATAAAGCAGAAATTGAAACCATAAAAGTGACGGAAGAGGAAATTACCTCCGCATACAAAAATGTTGACCCACAGCTAGTGGAGACTATAAAAAAATCAAAACAAAATATATGGAGCTTCCATGTGAGACAACTTCAAAACAGTTGGATAGACCCTAAAGAGAACGGAACTATGCTGGGACAGCTTGTAAGGCCTCTTGAAAAGGTTGGTTTATATGTTCCTGGAGGAACAGCACCTCTTATTTCGTCAGTATTAATGACTGCGGTTCCTGCGAAAGTAGCCGGAGTAGAAAAGCTGATAATGTGTACACCGCCTTCGCAGGACGGAAGCATAAACCCCGCAATACTTGTTGCGGCCAGAGAAGCCGGAGTGGATGAAGTATACAGGGCTGGAGGGGCACAGGCTGTTGCCGCTATGGCTTATGGAACAGAAACCATACCTGCGGTGGATAAGGTATGCGGTCCGGGTAATGTGTATGTTGCTACAGCTAAAAGACTGGTATTTGGTGACTGCGATATTGATATGTTTGCCGGCCCAAGCGAGATATTGGTTATAGCAGATTCCAGTGCAGTACCCGAGTACGTGGCTGCAGATCTCCTTTCCCAGGCAGAACATGACATGCTGGCGTCCTCGGTTCTTGTTACAGATGATGTAAGCCTGTTGGACAGCGTAAAAACGGAAATAGAAAAGCAGCTTGTAATTCTTAAAAGAAACGAAATAATTGAGAAATCACTGAAGGACTACGGATTTGGGATACTGGTTGATAACATAGAAGAGGCAATAGAGGTATCAAATAACATAGCACCCGAGCACTTGGAGTTGTGTGTAAAGGAGCCAATGAGCATACTTGGCATGATAAAAAATGCAGGAGCGATATTCGTTGGAAACTATTCGCCTGAACCTTTGGGGGATTACATGGCGGGACCGAGTCATGTGCTTCCTACCAGCGGAACTGCAAGATTTTCATCCCCTGTAAACGTAGACCAGTTTATTAAAAAAACCAGCCTGATTTATTATAATAAACAGTCACTTGAAACAACGAGCAGCGATATCATAAGGTTTGCAGAAGCAGAATTATTGGATGCTCATGCAAATGCCATAAAGGTAAGATTCAAAAAATAA
- the hisC gene encoding histidinol-phosphate transaminase — protein sequence MIEELIRSEIRSFIPYNANQQPYKIKLDANESPFTLPPQMRKKLAEYILEDPQLNLYPDTDSVQLRQALGEYWSVDKENIIVGTGSDQLIQIIANVFLEKGDKVLYPTPSFGMYKDSCVIAGGRAVDYILDQNDNFSYSADKIIKTYELEQPKVIYICNPNNPTGNLMPQDEILRVLKACTKSVVVVDEAYAEFSDTTVIPFIKEYENLLILRTFSKAFGLAGIRCGYSIASEKLTRAVNLTRPPYNISSLSQFTAALILSYKEEIQNNIQYLVEERERVLSKLKEIDGLKVYSSAANFILIKVQNSKDIYRKLCEKGIFVRAFSSSPLLSDCMRITIGTQEQNSILLDELYAICYNK from the coding sequence ATGATAGAAGAATTAATAAGATCGGAAATACGATCATTTATACCCTATAATGCAAATCAGCAGCCATATAAAATAAAGCTGGATGCCAACGAGAGTCCCTTCACTCTACCTCCTCAAATGAGAAAAAAACTTGCCGAATATATACTTGAAGATCCGCAGCTAAATTTGTATCCTGATACTGATTCGGTTCAATTAAGACAAGCATTAGGAGAATACTGGAGTGTTGATAAAGAAAATATCATAGTGGGAACAGGCTCTGATCAGCTGATACAGATCATAGCAAATGTATTTCTGGAGAAAGGCGACAAAGTTCTCTATCCGACTCCCTCCTTTGGTATGTACAAGGACTCATGTGTAATAGCAGGAGGACGGGCTGTAGATTATATTTTGGATCAAAATGATAATTTTTCCTACTCAGCGGATAAAATAATAAAGACATATGAACTTGAACAGCCAAAAGTCATTTATATATGCAACCCCAACAATCCGACAGGGAACCTGATGCCTCAGGATGAAATATTAAGAGTCCTCAAGGCATGTACAAAATCGGTAGTTGTAGTAGATGAGGCATATGCTGAATTCTCGGATACAACGGTAATTCCATTCATAAAAGAATATGAAAACCTGCTTATACTACGTACGTTTTCAAAGGCTTTCGGATTAGCAGGCATAAGATGCGGATATTCCATAGCCTCGGAAAAACTTACGAGGGCTGTAAACCTGACAAGACCTCCCTATAATATCAGCTCATTGTCACAGTTTACAGCGGCACTGATTTTATCCTATAAAGAAGAAATTCAAAATAACATACAATATCTTGTTGAAGAAAGGGAACGGGTTTTATCTAAACTGAAAGAAATAGATGGACTAAAAGTTTACAGCTCTGCTGCCAACTTTATATTGATAAAAGTTCAAAACTCAAAGGATATTTACCGTAAGCTATGTGAAAAAGGTATTTTTGTCAGAGCCTTTAGTTCGTCACCACTTTTATCTGATTGTATGAGGATAACAATAGGGACACAAGAACAAAATTCCATACTGCTTGATGAACTATATGCTATCTGCTATAATAAATGA
- the hisB gene encoding imidazoleglycerol-phosphate dehydratase HisB has product MREGLVTRNTKETQINVKISLDGKGDCQANTGIGFFDHMLVLFTKHGLMDAYFDVKGDLHVDSHHTIEDTGIAMGLAIRQALGDKKSIRRYGTAYVPMDEALVLVSLDLSDRPYLVFDAQFSQPMVGQMDTQMVEEFFRAVAFNAGITLHIKVLHGSNCHHIIEAMFKAFGRAIDDATRLDTRIEGVLSTKGTL; this is encoded by the coding sequence ATGAGAGAGGGTTTGGTCACACGAAATACAAAAGAAACTCAAATCAATGTAAAAATAAGTCTGGACGGTAAAGGTGACTGTCAGGCAAATACTGGGATAGGTTTCTTTGACCATATGCTTGTATTGTTTACAAAGCATGGACTCATGGATGCATATTTTGATGTAAAAGGTGATTTGCATGTTGACTCCCACCATACCATTGAGGATACGGGTATAGCTATGGGACTTGCAATAAGGCAGGCACTTGGTGATAAAAAATCTATAAGGAGATACGGCACAGCCTATGTTCCGATGGACGAGGCACTTGTACTTGTATCCCTTGATTTGAGCGACAGGCCGTATCTGGTGTTTGACGCACAATTCTCACAGCCAATGGTAGGACAAATGGATACTCAAATGGTGGAAGAATTCTTCAGAGCAGTTGCATTTAACGCAGGAATCACTCTTCATATAAAAGTTCTACATGGTTCAAACTGCCACCATATAATAGAAGCAATGTTTAAAGCATTCGGCAGAGCTATTGACGATGCAACAAGGTTGGATACCAGAATAGAAGGTGTCTTGTCAACGAAAGGTACCTTGTAA
- a CDS encoding phosphoribosylaminoimidazolesuccinocarboxamide synthase yields the protein MLINNTNFIRLPLFVKGKVRNVYDLGDQLLIVVTDRISAFDVVFDELIPNKGTVLNSISAFWFDFTKDVIGNHVITTDVSKYPKELSAFKDELQGRSMLVKKVQMLPAECIVRGYLEGSGLKEYQKTGTVCGIKLPSGLKQADKLPEPIFTPSTKESEGHDINVSFEVLCEKIGTEMAQKLKDASLKLYEKASKHAESKGLILADTKFEFGMLDGELVVGDEMFTPDSSRFWARDEYQPGRAQKSFDKQYLREYLENITWDKQPPAPELPQEVIRKTEEKYIEAYERITGKKFQGDKL from the coding sequence ATGTTAATAAACAATACAAATTTCATCAGGTTGCCTTTATTCGTAAAAGGAAAGGTTAGAAATGTATACGATTTGGGAGATCAGCTTCTTATAGTAGTAACAGACAGAATTTCGGCCTTTGACGTAGTATTTGATGAATTAATACCCAACAAGGGAACAGTCCTCAATAGTATATCTGCTTTTTGGTTTGACTTCACAAAGGATGTTATTGGAAACCATGTAATAACAACTGATGTCAGCAAATATCCAAAAGAACTTTCAGCTTTTAAGGATGAATTGCAGGGTCGTTCAATGCTCGTAAAAAAAGTACAGATGCTTCCTGCGGAATGTATTGTAAGAGGCTATCTAGAAGGGTCAGGCCTGAAGGAATATCAAAAAACAGGAACCGTGTGCGGTATAAAGCTTCCTTCAGGATTAAAGCAGGCTGACAAGCTTCCTGAACCCATATTCACACCCTCTACAAAGGAATCGGAGGGCCACGATATAAATGTGTCTTTTGAAGTACTTTGTGAAAAAATAGGAACAGAAATGGCACAAAAACTCAAGGATGCAAGCTTGAAGCTCTATGAAAAAGCCAGTAAACATGCTGAAAGCAAGGGACTCATACTGGCAGACACAAAATTTGAATTCGGAATGCTGGATGGGGAACTTGTTGTAGGGGATGAAATGTTCACACCTGACTCCTCAAGATTCTGGGCAAGGGATGAATACCAGCCGGGAAGAGCACAGAAGAGTTTTGACAAGCAATATTTAAGGGAATATCTTGAAAATATTACATGGGACAAACAGCCTCCTGCACCTGAGCTTCCACAAGAAGTAATCAGGAAGACAGAGGAAAAATATATAGAAGCTTACGAGAGAATTACAGGCAAAAAGTTTCAGGGAGATAAACTATGA
- the hisH gene encoding imidazole glycerol phosphate synthase subunit HisH, whose protein sequence is MIAIIDYGVGNLASVNKAFSFIEYDSIITSDHEEIFAADKVVLPGVGAFADAMDSLDKTGMISVIKQIAQKGTPLLGICLGMQLLFDYSTEGGEKVEGLGLLKGYVNHFPIDMGLKVPHIGWNSLDIRQENGIFSGIGPKSHVYFVHSYYLTAENQSDVAAVCEYGIRFDAAVGRGNIMGTQFHPEKSGDVGLNILKNFAEINT, encoded by the coding sequence ATGATAGCAATAATAGACTACGGCGTAGGCAATCTTGCCAGTGTTAACAAGGCATTCAGCTTTATAGAGTATGACTCTATAATAACCTCGGACCATGAAGAAATATTTGCTGCTGATAAGGTTGTTCTGCCTGGAGTCGGTGCATTTGCTGATGCTATGGATAGTCTTGATAAGACCGGTATGATATCAGTCATAAAGCAGATTGCACAAAAAGGGACACCATTGTTGGGAATTTGCCTTGGAATGCAGCTGCTTTTTGATTACAGTACCGAAGGTGGGGAAAAGGTGGAAGGCCTGGGTTTATTAAAGGGTTATGTCAACCACTTTCCCATTGATATGGGGCTAAAGGTTCCGCACATAGGCTGGAACAGTCTTGATATAAGACAGGAAAACGGAATATTCAGCGGAATTGGTCCAAAAAGCCATGTTTATTTCGTACATTCATATTATTTAACTGCCGAAAATCAATCTGATGTGGCTGCCGTTTGTGAATATGGTATAAGGTTTGATGCTGCAGTTGGCAGGGGAAACATTATGGGAACACAGTTTCACCCTGAAAAGAGCGGAGATGTAGGCCTTAATATACTAAAGAATTTTGCTGAGATTAACACATAG
- the hisA gene encoding 1-(5-phosphoribosyl)-5-[(5-phosphoribosylamino)methylideneamino]imidazole-4-carboxamide isomerase produces the protein MIIYPAIDIIDGKCVRLQQGSYSDVTVFGDSPVDMARKWESLGAGYLHVVDLDGARSGKSENAEIIKQIAKTLKIPVQTGGGIRNLETVETYLSGGLSRIILGTSAVSNREMLISALKEYKGKIAVGIDAKDGKVAIHGWEKTSDYTAVEFAKEVESLGAKTIIYTDISRDGMLKGPNLQAMKEMADSVSMDVIASGGVSRLKDIIDLKQTGVSGVIVGKAIYTGNVDLKEAILAI, from the coding sequence ATGATTATTTATCCCGCAATTGACATAATAGATGGAAAATGTGTAAGGCTGCAACAGGGCAGTTACAGTGATGTAACTGTTTTTGGAGACAGCCCTGTGGATATGGCGAGAAAATGGGAGAGTCTCGGAGCCGGATACTTACACGTAGTTGATCTGGATGGTGCAAGGTCAGGAAAATCGGAAAATGCCGAAATTATAAAGCAGATAGCCAAAACTCTAAAAATCCCTGTCCAGACAGGCGGCGGCATAAGAAACCTTGAAACTGTTGAGACCTACTTATCCGGAGGGCTGAGCAGAATAATACTGGGTACATCAGCAGTCAGCAACCGTGAAATGCTGATATCTGCATTAAAAGAATATAAAGGTAAAATTGCTGTGGGAATAGATGCAAAGGATGGGAAGGTTGCCATTCACGGTTGGGAGAAAACAAGTGACTACACAGCCGTTGAGTTTGCCAAGGAGGTAGAATCCCTCGGAGCAAAAACAATTATATACACTGATATATCAAGGGACGGTATGCTGAAAGGGCCGAATCTTCAGGCTATGAAGGAAATGGCGGATAGTGTTTCAATGGATGTGATAGCATCCGGCGGAGTAAGCAGACTTAAAGACATAATTGATTTAAAACAGACTGGAGTCAGTGGTGTAATTGTAGGAAAGGCAATTTATACAGGAAATGTTGATTTAAAAGAAGCTATTTTAGCGATATAA
- the hisF gene encoding imidazole glycerol phosphate synthase subunit HisF: MLTKRIIPCLDVHAGRVVKGVQFVNIIDAGDPVEAAAFYDKAGADELTFLDITASSDARSIMLDVVSRVAEQVFIPFTVGGGIRTAEDFRRILKAGADKVGVNSAALKRPELISEAAWKFGSQCVVLAIDAKKRADGSGWDTYLNGGRVNTGKDAVEWAIEAEKLGAGEILLTSMDKDGTKDGYDIELTRTVSENVKIPVIASGGAGKMEHFKDALVDGKADAVLAASLFHFREMEIRDLKGYLKNNGIEIRL, from the coding sequence ATGCTGACTAAGAGAATAATTCCCTGTCTTGACGTACATGCAGGGAGAGTTGTTAAAGGAGTACAGTTTGTAAATATAATAGATGCCGGGGACCCGGTAGAAGCAGCTGCATTTTATGACAAGGCTGGGGCTGATGAGCTTACTTTTCTGGATATTACTGCTTCTTCAGATGCAAGATCCATCATGCTTGATGTTGTTAGCAGAGTTGCCGAGCAGGTATTTATTCCTTTTACAGTAGGGGGAGGAATAAGGACGGCAGAGGATTTCCGCCGGATATTAAAGGCCGGAGCAGATAAAGTAGGTGTTAACTCCGCTGCATTAAAAAGACCTGAACTCATATCCGAAGCTGCATGGAAATTCGGAAGCCAGTGTGTAGTGCTGGCAATAGATGCAAAAAAGCGTGCCGACGGGTCAGGATGGGATACATATCTCAACGGAGGAAGAGTAAATACAGGAAAGGATGCTGTTGAATGGGCCATAGAAGCTGAAAAGCTGGGGGCCGGTGAAATCCTTTTAACCAGCATGGACAAGGATGGAACAAAGGACGGTTACGACATAGAGCTAACAAGAACAGTATCTGAAAATGTGAAAATTCCTGTAATAGCATCCGGGGGAGCAGGAAAAATGGAGCATTTCAAGGATGCTCTTGTAGATGGAAAGGCAGACGCAGTATTGGCGGCTTCACTATTTCATTTCAGAGAGATGGAAATCCGAGATTTAAAGGGTTACTTAAAGAATAATGGCATAGAAATCAGACTTTAA